caactttgctttttctgttcctgagtcagatagtgaccttgatgcccaagtttcccctgatcacccttctgcccctgcttaTGACAAAAAGGGGAAGAAGAAGTCTAAAAggaagtccaaaaagagaaaacaatctgaggggcaGCATGAGCATGAAAGGGCTCCAAAACAgcaaaggagggatggtgatgatggtggtgatggtactactggtcaaggttctggcactaagcccagcaacgctcatactgaagctggtgtacaggcaactggtgaatctcaacccagtatgtCTGGAACATCAgtagatgatattggttctggcagtaagcccagtgatgtttctgagctggctgttgctgaatcttttgttgtctctcagacTATCGAAAGAAAGATGAAGAGAAAATTGGAGAGAGATCAGAAGAGATAGCAGGACTTAAATGAAGCCTttaatgtcaaatgggatgcctatgttgctcttaaacgaTACAGAATGGAACATAGAAGAACCCTGGTCCCAGAAAAGAtgaatattagcaatgaactaatcAGCATTAAAAGGTACAAAAGTGATGCTcataaaagaaatgctaagttcatggttaagTATGACAAGAAAAGGGCAAAGCTATATGCTGACcgagcagacaggatcaaacgaatgactcctgaagaaatgaaagattatttgCAATCTACTAAGTTAGGAGGAGTTAGAGCTTATGTATTCATGAAatggttagatgctatgttagaaactGGCTCATCTCCTCGACTGGCATCTTCTGTTCAGCCAGCAGAAATAATAGACCTTGATGATGATAATGTTCAGGGGGAGCACCTTACTATTGTTCCCTACCCGCCTCCACTAgatccagtatcaacacaagaaccatctgcTGAACCCATGTTTATTGATAAACAAAGGGTTAAATCTGCTCTTAGGGataatcagcccctaaggaaaggacccctatttgaggcagctaatgaagatactgaggtggttgtaccagcCGATACTAATTAGTCAGTTGGTACTGAAGACATAgaaaggagtgctgtgaatgaagacccagctagaagtgtgctgctgggtgaaacaagtgttgaagacccagaaaaggtggttgagctgggtgctaaacaagatgatgatacggtttatcctgctgactttacagtctggggtagaggagatcacttatttgttcaatcacctatctctccccggaccctcacttattttaacataacacatgataatcatgttaatcagtttccagtgagttcttcTGGCATTGCAGAATCAATCAtttatcctccatcttccccaaaatgtcatgataaacacactacttgggaagatgattcagttgcccatGGTGAGCCAGATGTTAgaagaatgaatccagatgaaagagaagctTACAGGCTAGTGATCACTGTtcctgaattgcttgagcaaaaGAAAGCAGCTGTTgcagaaaggatacgccaagttagattgctgcatcatccacttgatcagccactctacatcactgccctGACTTATAGCATTGAAATTggcgtgtatctaaataacagtggtcgaaggctctctactgatatggagaaagctcaatttcatgaggttaggcaactgggtatggatctaaggaagTATTGTGCTGCTCTTAGaaatgaagagggtagaaagatgattgaaacagcaaaattcctgaaaattactgccgatgattatctgttgggcatagaagctgaaaggcaaagaagggaggatgctgatgctgaatatgctgaaaggCTAAGGCTTCAGGAAGAAGAGGCTAAATTGGctactgatagaaagcaagaggctgagtccctcataTTAGCCAAAGCCATTGTTAAGGAACAGGATAAAGCCTTTGATGAATTGGAAGCTGCTTAGAAAGCACCTACTACTgcccctatagaaactgaacgaacaatcgagctatctgatcattattataggagcaggtatggtgatgtactgacaaggagatcaaatcccagcaaaatcatcaaagtgcacagaggcacaaaaagagctttcagtgtcagcagggaaaataatgttcaagaaaggataaactatgatgagttaagatccttaggattcagtgaatggatggagatattggagtatttTATCGGGAAGGGTAAAAGTGCCATTAGAGATACACTTAAACTTGAACtctaagagctcttcaacaaagcaacaaagtttgggaatgcaccaatagtgaatgtagaagaagttctttctcatagacctaaaggaaagaaatcaaccggtgaaggcccacacagaagagattccatcattctacctcctcatattccTGTATTTGACTCTCCTGACATACCTATCAAGCCTGGAAAATTAAACAAGAAGAGCTATCTGAAGATGAactagataaagataaagatagatagccttctagtgctcaaattgtatcttttgtttatttcatttttcattatgatgtttttgtaattactgtatatattctgttgtaatgaaagtgaaatgagtttatctttaaaatcatatcaacttataagatatagataactcagcaaaagattccaaaacaaacttaaaaagagacaaatttactgcctatttttcattaggttccttagtgctggctttagtgttttctctatatgtcataagttttgtcatcatcaaatagggggagattgttgagtccccaaaataattaaggatttaattatgacaaaatacaatttatttacactaaaatgttatgtgcatccaacacaagtttgtttatgtatagtcagccaatatagctgtgtcgagtgtttcgtatgttgcctagtctaccagcataaggtagaatgtattcttcaaatcagcacaggatgagtacccggcagatcaagaatatcaagtgactcagcatatgaagaaccagtaaGTTTGGTTATCAACATActacacaagacagccatgctccattacaagcatggtggtttcctgagtggtctacatcagttgtactattcaacagaagtcgaagacaaagttgaacagaaaaggacacgcgtcgggggctgacaagtgaccttacaagaccacgtgggaatgcagaagtttaacgcatgtgcagacatgggttatcctttgtcaacgcctagggaacacaacattctatttgtttaatcaaatagtggtgccaaaccgaattggggtgttcctgcaaatagctaccaaagaggaaagaagggagCACGCTTTCTGACACAACTATCcctacaagtacagacatcctatgtaccagtggacaatggatcaattacacggacaataggactactataaattgttgtatccactattgtaataactagtggtgtgggttttattatttagagtccaaaacgtgtaatagcttttagtttacctcttagctataatctaggtaatctgaatcaaccaactatcattccgccaaggatagttgtggtTCTTTgttattcaatcaataaagaataatcgttgaaaattacatgtgactctatttaatttacatgcttgaatacttaatcgtgtttaactgctaagttaattaaaagaaattgtattcaccccctctacaatactcctgttgttattaagggaccagcAGGTTTGTCATATCAAGTTTCTCTATCCTTATTTGCTCAACAGGCCCAGGTTGATGAAAACATCTTTTCACATCCACAACGAAAAAAAGTTATTGATGATATCCTCAATAAATGTGACGGAATGCCTTTAGCTTTGATAATTCTAGGGAGGCATTTCAGGACAAAAACAAATGTTGAAGAATGGGAGGAGGAGTTGAAAGGTGACTCGTGTAATGTACTGACACAAGATAAAATTATTTCAGCACTAAAACTAAGCTATTATGATCTGGCTCCTCATCTAAAGCAGACGTTTGTATATTGTTCCATATTCCCTAGAGCCTATATTTTCGATGTGGATGAAGTAATCCTACTGTGGATGGCAGAAGGGTTTTTTGTACCGGTCAAATATAACCATGTCGATGGAGAATTTTGGGCGTGTTTGTTTTAAGCAGTTGATGTCTAAGTCGTTTATTCAGCCTTTAGAGGATGGACGACGGTACACAATGCCTAACATGGTGCATGAACTGGCCATGGATGTTGCAGGAGAGTTTTTCTGTACATTGGAAAATGAGATTGATCTTCAAACCATGAAGGAAACTTTAAAGAAGGTTCACCACCTTTTGTTTAATTCTGGAAAGTTCAAAACATTTGACGTATTACAAAGCCTTACACACTTGCGAACTCTTTTGGCTCTGTCAGTTACTAAGCCTGACAGTTCCCAAAGGTTCTTCTTACCGCCTAAGGTTCTTATGGAATTGATCCCCCATCTACAATTCCTAAGGGTGCTAAACCTAAGTAATTATTCAATCACAGAGGTCCCATACTCTATTGATACCCTTATCCATATGCGGTACCTCAACTTTCTAGAACTGACATCAGACGATTACCCAAAGAAGTTGGCGACCTCTTTAATCTACAGAGTTTATTGCTTCGTGGTTGTGAAGGGTTACGTACCTTTCCAAACAGTTTAATAAAGTTAGTTAACTTGCAACATCTTGAGGATACTCCATGTTTGTTCCCCTTAGGGATTGGTGAGTTAAAGAATTTGCAATCCCTAAGTGATGTCATTATTGGAGGCGATAATGGGTTAAAAATATCCGAGCTTAAGAACCTGTTGACACTTTAAGGTCTACTTTCCCTTGAGGGGCTACATAAGGTGATAAATGTAGAGGAAGCAAATGAGGCCAACTTACAGTAAAAGAAGGATATAGATGATTTAGAGATGCAATGGAGTGATGTTTTCGATTCCAGGGATGAAAAAACTGAATATCAAGTGATTGAAAAGCTAAACCCTCATAATGAGTTTGAAACCCTAAAGATTATGTTCTATGGGGGAGCGAAATTTCCAAGTTGGGTCAGGGATCAGTCATTTATGTAGTTATTAGAGCTCACATTACGTAGTTGTGAACGTTGTATGCAGCCACCATCACTTGGACATCTTCAAGCACTTAAGAAGTTGATTGTTGAAAGTATGAATAAGGTTGTCATTGTAGGCCCTGAGTTACTTGGATTTCCATTACTTGAAGTTTTGGAATTCAAAGTTATGGAGGGTTGGGAGAAATGGTCAATCAACAGTGTCGAAACTTATCCTTGTCTTCGTGAGATTTCATTGGTAAATTGTATGAAACTTAAGGTGGAGTCAAAACAGTTGATAGGGTCACTTAAGGTTTTACATATACAAAAATGCTCTACAGAAGTGTGAAGTAGCATGGTTGGTCTATCTTCATCAGTTGTTACACTGACTGTGGAGGATATTGGATTGCCTCAACTACCTGTACAAGTTTTAGGGAATCTTGTGGTTGTTGAAAATCTAAGCCTCAAGTGTTgtgatgatatgagattttttaTGGAAATCAGGATTGAACACGTGCAACTTTCTAACTAATTTACAAAAGATGGAAGTGTCATTTTGTAAAATGTTGGTAACAATTGTAGATAAGGATGTGTTAGATATCAGGTATGAATTGACtaccggattcgttcttgaatcgtgtaatcattatctctataaagtatttcgatcctacgattgcctcggttgcacgaaatctttacagggatcagacaagaacgcaatcagtgtttttggcaatgaaatcactgatcaaattgttagagaatatgtgcGTGTATCTGTTAGTTTGATGAATGCAGAATGAATGAACAAAACGTCCATAAACTGTTATAGGAAAACAGTTAAACTGAAAGGGTGTAACCCTTCAATTTTAGTAGAAAAATCGCTCACCTGGGAGTGGGACCCCAGCCAGGGGTGCTGCCCCTTGGACCCAGCCAGGGACGCTGCCCCTTGAACCCCGCATTTTGCGCTACAGTTAgcagccaactcttacgggcgtgcactccacactctccgaacccaTTGGTCAGTATAGCTAGCTAACACCTacattcaagtaaatcgcaactaactaaaatgtacGTTGGATGACACTAGAATCACCaacaaaccccccccccccccccccccccaccattttaatgtaatccttgatttactaaaataaccaaacaaacagaacaaactaatgcataaatgaaaatgtttcagaaattgaattttcacttattataatatttacgataattcgaGTATCAGGGTATTTCAGAAATTGAACCCTTCCACTCGTATGAAGACTATAAAAtattatacacatcagtttcttacatatccctaagacaatcttgacactattataagccatgtgtcccaatccttcagtgaacatattggcagctaagtccaaagctccattgaagcggcaaaacttcatgctGACATAGGTAGTCCTTTTACATCTTGCACAtgcatatgcaatttttcaaaagaactattaagaagaatAACTTCTACCTAACTCAACTTGcaggtctaaacacatactttgggatcagaattttatgtgtttcaatcttctgaaagtaagcttacctcattgaattcagcttctaGCATTGTACTAGAAGGAAATTGGGCGTTTCACTTTAGAAGATTTatatggacttcaatcccactccAATAGCCGACTTGTGCACTAAGTCTCGGGCTAACGCTTTTGTCAAGTGATCCGCTAAGTTTTGTTGAAATCTAACGAAACTTACGGATATCACTCCATGTGAAATCAGCTCGCGAACCATACTGTGtctaacacctaagtgtctagactttccattgtacatttgGCTATAAGCCTTAGCCAAAGTAGCTTCACTGTCACAACGGATGGAAATAGGAGATATTGGCTTTGGCCACAAAGGAATTTCATGAATCAGATTCCTcaaccaatcagcttccttaccagCTGCAACTAAAGCTACAAATTCAGACTCCATAGTTGAATTTGTAATGCATgtttgcttcttagaagcccatgatatAGCACCTCCTCCAAGTAGGAATATCCAACTAGTCGTAGATGAATGATCTTCGACGTTGGTTATCCAACTTGCATCCGAATATCCTTCTAAAACTGAAGGAAACCCAGTATAAGTGATACCATAATCCATAGTACCCTTTAAATACTTGAATACTCTAACCACAGCACGCCAATGAGTAGCATTCGGATTACTAGTAAACCTACTCAGTTTTCCCACTATGAAAGCAATATCGGGGCGTGTGCTTGTCATAGCATACATCAAACATCCAATTGCTCGAGAGTattcaagttgtgatacagctttacCAAATGGGGCATAAGCTTCATAGTTGTATCAATGGGAGTATACAAGGGAGAACATTGATCACACTTTAACTGTTTTAgaatcttctcaatataatgagattatgTGATCGTGATACCTTTATCATCCCTTTTAATCCTTATGCCTAGGATTACATCCGCCACTCCCATGTCCTTCATGGAGAACTTCGAAGATAAAAACTCCTTTGTTCTATCAATTTGATCTTGGTCAGTACCAAAGATCAGCATGTCATCCACGTATAAGCAAATAATCACACCTTTTCCGGATTGATCGAATTTGCTATATACACATTTGTCAGATTGATTTAGTAGAAAACCATTAGACAACACCACATCATTAAATTTCTGATGTCACTGCTTGGGAGCTTGTTTCAGCCCGTACAATGATTTAACCAACTTGCACACTTTATGTTCTTGACCTGGCATAACAAACTCTTCTGGTTGTCTCATTTACACTTCCTCTtccaaatcaccattcaagaatgctgttttaacatccatttaatggATCACTAGATCATACGTAGCAGCAAGTGCTATTAAAAATCTAATAGTAGTGATACGAGCAACATGAGCATATGTATCGAAATAATTAATACCCTCCTTTTGTTTAAAGCCTTGGATGACCAATCTAGCTTTAAACTTATCAATTGTGCCATCGACTTTCatcttcttcttgaagatccactTGTTTCCCAAAGGTTTGCATCCCGGTGGTAAATCTGTTAATACCCAAGTATTATTCTCCAAAATAGAACTCATCTCGTCTTCAATTGCTTCTTTCCAAAAATCAACGTCACGAGATTTCATAGCCTCATCAAAGGTTCTAGGATCATCATCTATACTATAACAGTAAGACAATTGTGATTTAACACAATCTCTCGATCCTTCAACTAAGTGAAGTTGAAAATCAGAACCATACGATTTGGGTGTCCTAGTTCTAGTACCCCTACGAGGTTCTAGTGACTCACTTGGAATTTCTTCCAGGTTAACTCCTTGTGTAGTTTCATTTGAATGAGAAATCACGTCCcttggtgtaacatcccgcgtttttccgttaaatttatttttaacaccgtctttttttttaaataatatctttcgctatttaaattcccaatttccgttgactaacgtttataatattctcgttatttaattataacaccactcgtctactcgagcgtttttaaaatatttcgtttggttaattcccgcacccgctttgaaacttgagggactagttccgccacttgaccaaagaggtggctagtagttgactagtcaaccactcaccacctccacccctcattcatccatttcttcttctttctttctttctttttttctctcaagaacacaaacataaatcatcatctaaatccggatcgggaagcaaacttcaaaacaaattacatatttggaatcctctcttcatcctctacaatttgataccaacttcatctcgttcgggtaacatttctaaaactctagatttctctaaattcgtgtttttgatttgaaatggtgttagttagtgtctatggctcaagtctaacatgaatatatgtttggtttgctcgaattgttgtttttggagtaactagcatgaacttgaaatgggtttgcttaatccttgattttggatgagttaatgttgttagattgttaaagtgcatgttttaattgtgttactagtatcactagcttcgttttgatgcgtaggttgattaagaaaacttcaaaaacccgattaatgattttgtgatgtttgactagggtttgatagttcttgacatgaacttttggatgcttaaatgccatggaatgttaattgttagtgtttagttgtaatgtatgcctcattaccttcaaaacggcatattgtatgtgtaaattggattcccgaatcataaaatacgttttacgaacttggaactttgaaaatggacttttattgatcacttgatgagatttcggctattataaatgatgtttttgtttgatgatatgtggttagttgtgttccttgtcaaaagagctttccaacggtataagatacgccttctagttgtttacggtttgcgttttatggttgtttgaagttttgaccaagacttgaacatttgagactgaccaggcaccagaccacgttatttgtcgcgccgcggagccatttgtcgcgccgtggcccaaagggtgattttagaacatgtttttcaggctttctgaccttcaacataggcatttgtcgcgccgcggagccatttgtcgcgccgcgacaattgcctgtttcatccgaacttcagcaaacttgttttggccataactttttgaccgtaactccgttttcgatgaatcaaatatcgttggaaacgtaataagatttcctttctaatggtaaggttttgaaatgtcaactcaaactttattacaatcgttctaacatgcttttatacttgattcttgcatgaaacttgacaacgtgattcacatgctatactattcgagtcgtaacgagccataggactaattgaacacatttcacccgaccttgtgtcgtaaccggttaattgatataacttacttgtttaggtcaaggctaagcaactttcatgcatacgttactttgtgaagtacttttatactcgtgcactcgaggtgagatcatagtcccaccttttcaacaactttttatactttaaattgtgggctgagaaacatatactttgttacatttggtgctacttacttttatactctgaacacaagtacaaggaaaacaaacattccacagcgagttagaacaaaaatcctcaattcgattatcattagttacacttgcagggtgtaagcgagaacttatattgtgtggccatacgggtttgacaaaccctcactacggacggttcgctaccgtctacgggtgaaatatatttttgagaaacagtgtatgttctaacactatagtgatggggttcaatggaaggaaacgttaagtcttgataattgggtgctcgcgaacaatacttttggaatgcaaacgattttgataatcaactatgggaatactaaatcttgtggttcaaaaacaacgtttacaaatacatctatgatttcaccaacgtttttcgttgacagttttctatatgtttctcaggttcatacatggctatttgatacatgcttccgcatacactctgattatttgcttggagtcaagatacatacatgcatacgctagtgatagcacctttggattcaaacatattgtttacatacttacgctatttatagcaactgtgtttttcaacttatattatgtcgccagttatttcatttatactttatgacttttgtaaacttaaacttgtcgatccgtttgttaaactaaactttgtacctttcaaatgaacgcgacataattttggtcaaacgagtctcataaagggactacgaccacgcaacgggacctaagttaacggcgccgtcaataacggttttggtcgggtcgttacagatggtatcagagcgttggttgtagggaactaggacgtgcattagtgtgtctaacagagtcgttaggacgcattagtgagtctagactacaaccggatagttagcatttgcattctgacatacatttgctatagataacacttacttgactacttgtgcattatacttgaatcattcttaggcaaactttttaatggtacccaaccttcatcctacgaactcgtattccgccactttttggtaacacacgtaaattcatgattcatacacgtatggatgacgacgacttcattagtcacacttgttcgggaactctgtctcccggattgttatttgccaccgtttcaacttactatcggtttcccactggtgtttcttactatctactttttgggtgttactaccatcaccactctaggtgagtatcgtcatcaacatttatcactacggttgcgtgctactcgttatcatgactagttactcttttcatacctgaatacgtttttgtctgactcgaaccgcattgacgtgaacaatcatttatacacttccctcggggaacgcttccttagagttgcagaaattctttcgatttaatatgagtcacgtttgagacgtcgttacattttgttcattttaggtcttcacgatgacacgaacttgaatctatagagtgatgtgggaatggaggtatgagttagcgtaatataacgacactcgatcaacgtggttatattacggtaagacataccaaagttctagtgacgcgtgatggtggttagactcgatcaacctaaacaccaccatgtgccatgtacatgacttcatcctttcatgtttggacatccgaaaactccgagaatattgataacaaccataccggggacaccccttcgacttttgtcgaactatacttatgcttccgaatgaattaccgattcctctcgacttcaaccgtatgttacacgtgtatactatctcgtcctcgcacagtcttattgactaattacgatttactcgttatgctcgcaccgaggcggaaacttcttttgcatcaccctcgtacttccggttcaggaggtccttattctaaattcccaatggagagagactctccacgttatactagtattcacctcgagggtgaatagttccgacgaacgtttttctttcagaaaccgatgaggacttgccccgacgaacgtttttggaaactgataaatctttcgctacgcgaattttcttgagaaacttgtcctaacaaacttgtctaaatataccttacggaatgtactccgtagacttcggagtgcctcacaaaaagcctcgggaccacgtttagacatgggtaccgcgtaccatccacaacccgacggaccgaacaaacatacgatttaagtcttgaaaaccataatacgaatttgtattaccaacttcaaatttacttgagaaaagtattttcctttagcttaatcctcgtactacaatgatcttcattcgagttttaacgtcacgccttttgaaaccacatgtgaccggaaacgtcattctcctttgacgaaccaagtaaacgatgaccaattcaccggggccgaggttattcatgagcaaccgagaaaatttattcatattcaggcaaaaccctacgcgactcgtaatcaccaagagctacgccgatgttagacgtaaacatttcaaattccgcgtgggaaaccgcgtcacgttaagagtcgcaccttggaaaggtgcaatccatttcgggaaaacgtaggaagctaaatccgtgatattttaatccttttgaaatcttggggcgttttagacccgttgctagccgtttagattttccggctcatttcgagtctccgtt
This genomic stretch from Rutidosis leptorrhynchoides isolate AG116_Rl617_1_P2 chromosome 11, CSIRO_AGI_Rlap_v1, whole genome shotgun sequence harbors:
- the LOC139874869 gene encoding secreted RxLR effector protein 161-like, yielding MTSTRPDIAFIVGKLSRFTSNPNATHWRAVVRVFKYLKGTMDYGITYTGFPSVLEGYSDASWITNVEDHSSTTSWIFLLGGGAISWASKKQTCITNSTMESEFVALVAAGKEADWLRNLIHEIPLWPKPISPISIRCDSEATLAKAYSQMYNGKSRHLGVRHSMVRELISHGVISVSFVRFQQNLADHLTKALARDLVHKSAIGVGLKSI
- the LOC139874868 gene encoding putative disease resistance RPP13-like protein 1, whose protein sequence is MDGDIGAQVDENIFSHPQRKKVIDDILNKCDGMPLALIILGRHFRTKTNVEEWEEELKGDSCNVLTQDKIISALKLSYYDLAPHLKQTFVYCSIFPRAYIFDVDEPLEDGRRYTMPNMVHELAMDVAGEFFCTLENEIDLQTMKETLKKVHHLLFNSGKFKTFDVLQSLTHLRTLLALSVTKPDSSQRFFLPPKVLMELIPHLQFLRVLNLSNYSITEVPYSIDTLIHMRYLNFLELTSDDYPKKLATSLIYRVYCFVVVKGYPPSLGHLQALKKLIVESMNKVVIVGPELLGFPLLEVLEFKVMEGWEKWSINSVETYPCLREISLVNCMKLKVESKQLIGSLKVLHIQKCSTEV